From the Manihot esculenta cultivar AM560-2 chromosome 3, M.esculenta_v8, whole genome shotgun sequence genome, one window contains:
- the LOC110611329 gene encoding mitochondrial carrier protein CoAc1 isoform X1, which translates to MDSTQGSALSANVASLVDGSHAGQQFSYIDTMPVYVKELIAGGAAGGFAKTAVAPLERTKILLQTRTEGFQSLGVSQSLKKILKHEGIYGFYRGNGASVIRIVPYAALHFMTYERYRGWILNNCPALGSGPVVDLLAGSVAGGTAVMCTYPLDLARTKLAYQVSDTSASYRSSMRSVCAQPACGGLKDVLTSVHKEGGTRALYRGIGPTIIGILPYAGLKFYVYEELKCHIPEEHQKSIVMRLSCGALAGLFGQTVTYPLDVVRRQMQVEHLQPSIQGHVRYRSTWDGLSKIVRNQGWKQLYAGLSINYIKIVPSVAIGFTAYDMMKIWLRIPPRQKSQSG; encoded by the exons atggattCTACACAAGGGTCTGCATTGTCTGCTAATGTGGCCAGTTTGGTTGATGGTTCACATGCTGGCCAACAGTTCTCTTACATTGATACTATGCCTGTTTATGTTAAGGAGCTTATTGCTGGTGGTGCTGCAGGAGGATTTGCCAAGACTGCTGTTGCACCTCTTGAAAGGACTAAAATACTCTTGCAG ACAAGAACTGAAGGATTTCAATCTCTTGGGGTGTCTCAGTCATTGAAGAAAATATTAAAGCATGAGGGAATATATGGCTTTTATAG GGGAAATGGAGCTAGTGTCATTCGGATTGTTCCTTATGCTGCCTTACACTTCATGACATATGAGCGGTACCGTGGTTGGATCTTGAATAATTGTCCTGCTTTAGGCTCAGGGCCTGTTGTAGATTTATTAGCTGGTTCAGTGGCTGGAGGAACAGCTGTTATGTGCACATATCCCTTGGATTTGGCTCGCACTAAACTTGCTTATCAG GTTTCGGACACAAGTGCAAGTTACAGATCCAGCATGAGAAGTGTATGTGCTCAACCTGCTTGTGGTGGCCTAAAAGATGTACTTACAAGTGTTCACAAGGAAGGGGGAACACGTGCACTGTATCGAGGAATAG GTCCTACAATTATCGGGATCCTTCCTTATGCTGGTTTGAAGTTCTACGTTTATGAGGAACTTAAGTGTCACATTCCTGAAGAGCATCAAAAGTCCATTGTGATGCGTCTTTCATGTGGAGCTCTTGCTGGATTGTTTGGGCAGACCGTCACATACCCATTAGATGTTGTTAGGAGACAGATGCAG GTTGAACATTTGCAACCTTCAATTCAAGGTCATGTTAGATACCGAAGCACGTGGGATGGCCTGTCCAAAATTGTCCGAAATCAAGGATGGAAACAGTTATATGCTGGCTTGAGCATTAATTATATCAAG ATTGTTCCCTCTGTGGCTATTGGCTTTACTGCATATGACATGATGAAGATTTGGCTTCGAATTCCACCTCGACAGAAGTCGCAATCTGGATAA
- the LOC110611329 gene encoding mitochondrial carrier protein CoAc1 isoform X2 — protein sequence MTYERYRGWILNNCPALGSGPVVDLLAGSVAGGTAVMCTYPLDLARTKLAYQVSDTSASYRSSMRSVCAQPACGGLKDVLTSVHKEGGTRALYRGIGPTIIGILPYAGLKFYVYEELKCHIPEEHQKSIVMRLSCGALAGLFGQTVTYPLDVVRRQMQVEHLQPSIQGHVRYRSTWDGLSKIVRNQGWKQLYAGLSINYIKIVPSVAIGFTAYDMMKIWLRIPPRQKSQSG from the exons ATGACATATGAGCGGTACCGTGGTTGGATCTTGAATAATTGTCCTGCTTTAGGCTCAGGGCCTGTTGTAGATTTATTAGCTGGTTCAGTGGCTGGAGGAACAGCTGTTATGTGCACATATCCCTTGGATTTGGCTCGCACTAAACTTGCTTATCAG GTTTCGGACACAAGTGCAAGTTACAGATCCAGCATGAGAAGTGTATGTGCTCAACCTGCTTGTGGTGGCCTAAAAGATGTACTTACAAGTGTTCACAAGGAAGGGGGAACACGTGCACTGTATCGAGGAATAG GTCCTACAATTATCGGGATCCTTCCTTATGCTGGTTTGAAGTTCTACGTTTATGAGGAACTTAAGTGTCACATTCCTGAAGAGCATCAAAAGTCCATTGTGATGCGTCTTTCATGTGGAGCTCTTGCTGGATTGTTTGGGCAGACCGTCACATACCCATTAGATGTTGTTAGGAGACAGATGCAG GTTGAACATTTGCAACCTTCAATTCAAGGTCATGTTAGATACCGAAGCACGTGGGATGGCCTGTCCAAAATTGTCCGAAATCAAGGATGGAAACAGTTATATGCTGGCTTGAGCATTAATTATATCAAG ATTGTTCCCTCTGTGGCTATTGGCTTTACTGCATATGACATGATGAAGATTTGGCTTCGAATTCCACCTCGACAGAAGTCGCAATCTGGATAA